TGATATCAGCTGCTTTGTTGGGCACGTTATATATTCTGTCCTTTCGAGACCAGTTCTTTGCTTTCTTTATGCATGTCTCTGCTTTATCATATCACACGGCTGCAGGTGTGGGTAAAGGCATTTAAGATAACAATATAGAGACAAAGCTCTTAACGGAAATGAGTTGCATAAAATTTGCACcttcagtgtttgtttttctcacacaTATTGAAGGTCGCAATCACTTGTCTTCCCTGTTCCCAGCAGAGAAGGCGGGGTCAGCGCAGGGGGGCGGGCCATCTCGACTGAGTGGCAGCAGCAGTTCTTCAGATTCGGGCAGCAGCAGCTCCAGCGGCTCCAGCTCCGAGAGCAGTGACTCAGACTGAACTCCAATCGGCGCGTCACATTACTTCAACCTCCTCTATTTTCTAACGAGTAGTGTGTGTTGTCACGATAGCATCTCTCTGAAGGCCTATTTTCTAAAGAGTTAGACGCATTGCAGATGGCAGaggatatttttaaatagtttataggATGCTCTTGGCTCAGACAAAGAGGAGAGTTGGAATAGTTCAAGCAGTTTTAAGGTTCTTGCTGGCCCTCAAAGGGAAATGCCTGGTATCaccagagagaaaaaaagagagagaggtgaaacggttgtgagtttttttttttttttttttaggttgctgCTCATTAGATCCATACTGAAAACATGCATTAGTGGAAAAACTGACAAATGCCTGGCTGCATTTTACTGATCGAGTAGCTACAAAAAGTCTCAAAATCTGAAGGAACAATGAATTATGGGCTCTCTCCCTCTGGTGTGGTTCTCTCGTGTTGGCGTGACTTTTCAACTCATTCCACATTTATTTTGCGGACTATGATAATACTCTTCATTGTTACTATTTTTAAGagaatctatttattttttttaatccaaaaaggCACAGAATGATGTGTGTTTTCAACAGAAATGTTTCCAGTTAACCAGTTTCAATGTAAGAAATTCGTCTCTGCATAGTTCACTAGTAGTCTAGACTGCATCTGGAAACGGTCAGTATCATTTTCAAACTGCTTTTAGAGGCTTCGCAAGCatttttggtgatttcaaataaattttcacTTCCAGTTCTGTCAGCTCAGTATTTGATTGTAGAATCATGTcggatattttgtttgtttgttttcaatctATAACATGTTCATtcatttgattgtttgtttttatccagATTGtcgtctttattttattttttactgttaatATGTAGTTGCCCTGACTCTCATTTCCTACTTTCTATCTGATATGCCTCATCTTTACTAAGTCCTGGCATAGGACAATCAAAGTTGTGATTTAAATTCAGTATGTATGAAATAAGGGTATCAAAAAGACTGGGCATTAAAAACAACCACAAGGCTGCAGATTGGAGTGAATCAGCCTCAGTGAAATTCTTCAATGGGGAAAACCAAGTGAAGACTTGCTCTCTTGGACAAAAAGCCACTTAAAAGAGATTTTTGTTAAGAAAAAGAATTGGACATTTCTTTTAGAGAAAGATTTCAAGCAGCAGTGCTAGATTTGATTTCAGAAGGATGTGTGTTCGACAATAGTTATTTTTAGTTGAAAGTATTACAACAAATGTTCGTTCTcgattttaataactttattttactttagtttttttctcaaatgGTGTATTGAATACTTTCAGTGGTACCTAGACACTTCTTGCCATCTTTCCAGAATAATTTGGAAATGGACCATGACTGATcatctttataaatatatatttaatgaatttattagaggttattttttctctttcttgtgGCTGCAGTAATGCCACTCATTCACTGGGTTTGTGGCATTGGCaaggttttatttcatttaacagcCTTGAATTTAACTCTGAACCCCTCAAAATCATTGGATGTGATCTTGTTGCCTTAAGTTTAGTTGGCacactaaaaaaagtaaaatgggtCCAGTATAACTGATCAAGTTGAAGCCCATGTGTATAGGTTTTTTTGTCATGAAAATACGTAAAAAATTGTGTTGTAAAGTGACTTCATTGGTTTTCATACATGTACAATgcttttaattttgttttctaaTTTGATTCATTATACCACTGTATTGCATTACATGTTCGTTTTAGACTATAACATACCTTGTTTCTTAGATGATTTCGGTTACAGCTCCTGTTCTTCAATTCCTCCAGCAGAGTCCAGTAAATGCAACTGAGCTTCGTGATCCAGAGATATAAAGATACATAGGATATATAATTACagatataaatgtatattcacTACTTATTCGTCAACTCTGTCTTGGGGTCTAAgtatttaaattctttttttatgagagagagagagaacgtatTGCATGCCAATTTACAGTATATTTCTTAAACTTTTTGAGCAGTTTATAACATGTAAATGTCATTCTTTTGAGTAAAGTTTTAAAATCGGTAGCGCTGCATATGTAAAGTTCAGCAAGTCAAAGGAATTTGTCAAGTATGTTTTGGCAGAGACTTACATGATCATATCTGATGTATAAGCTAATCTGAGATTTGGACACTGAGCCCCtcatttttggtaaataaatcacaaaaaaccCATAGGAGTGTCTTTTTACTATGTAGATATTTATTTGAGTGCacttaatgttttcatttgtatttgtaGAAGACATTAAAAACGCAAGATTGAGATGAGAAATACTTGGAGAAGTGTAATGTCAAACTGTCAAAATGTGACATCTTAAGTCATTTAGAATAAAtctagatgtaaaaaaaaaatttggaggCATCAACGATCCTTAAAAAGGTAAACGTGAAAAAAACCGATAGCTTACAACAAAATACTTAAAGGgtctattattattgtattactgtattattaaGATTGCTCTTTCATAAATAACAATGAATATAAATACGTTTGTGGTCACCAGTTTCCCTTGGGGGAAAAACAAAGTACCATTCACATTACAAAATTGTAGTggttaatacatatatattaaactataaatCACTGGGCCACTCGTGTAATGCATAATGTAGCCTAGAGTCAGAGATTGGTAGATACTTTATATTTTGCCACTGAAAAACACTGCAACCAGTGATTAACATATCTTGACTAATTAGTAGTTTGTTCAATTGGGATATCCAGTATAATGAAATACGTGCTCATTTTGAATCTTGGTTCAAATTAAGATTTTCAGTTGGTTAAACTGAGCTTTAGTACTGATAGTAACTCTAATAAACAGGTAATGGTCCTCCATCTACACTGCATACATGTTCAAGATACTGTTTGATGCATTGTTCATAAATCTCATTGTAAGCACGAGCACCATACTTTCTGAACAATGATATGTGGACAGATCACAGTACTGTTGACTTGACAAATATGTGTGAAGCGTATCATCAGTCATGAGAGGAATATCACGATCACATAACAGCGCAAATCCGGGATTGTCCAGTGCTATCGGAGTCTTTCAGTCTTGTTTTGTCCCGTACCACAACTGCCTGGTTGCCGTACTGGCTGTAGCACGAGCTCTGACTGCGGCTCAGGTAACTGGTCGGAGGCCCTTTCTCCAGctccagctgctgctgctgccaaaCCAGCAGCGACGTGTCCCTGAAGCGGAGCCGCGCGTAGCCCTCCGACATCGCCTTCTCAGCCAAAGGACAGCGTTCCGTCATCGCGAGGAAAGCTCAAGAGCGGACTGGCGCCTTGTTAACTATTTCAAGAGAGTCTTGGCTTAGATCATGCATTTAGTTAGGTGTCTCGAAGCAGCAGGTTTGTTGAAGTGAGAACAGAACCTCTTCTTCATACGCTTGTCTTCGATCAGGTGCGCGTTATCAAAACGAGGCTTTAATGCTAATCCTCTAAACATGTTAGTGGCTGGTGAGATTTCATGCagcttaaaatgaacaactcGCGGATAGTAGTTGATAGTAGTTATCTGAACAAGATGGATTTGTAAGAACGGGCTCTTCCGTAGTATTCACATTTGACCATCAGGTCACGGTTTCGTGCAATAATTCGAGAAAAAATAAACTCCGACGCCAGCGGCTGCCTGTGGTAACAACGTCCGGGTGAATGCGCGTCCGTCCGCAAACCTGAAACGTTTAATGGTTCCGAGTGCAAGTTTATGAGCATAGTACAACCAAGTTTGATATTATAACCCAAAATTTAACATTAAACTGTGCATTTCCCAGTACTCCAAACGATGAATTCTTAAATTGCATTATCTGGAAACAAACTGCAGAACCATTTCATCAGACATtagaaataagtttttatttcaaAGCAGTGAGCAAGctgattatataataataataataataataatccaagtCTTCATCATCTGACATAAAACGTTAG
The sequence above is drawn from the Carassius auratus strain Wakin chromosome 5, ASM336829v1, whole genome shotgun sequence genome and encodes:
- the LOC113079858 gene encoding putative uncharacterized protein BRD3OS, coding for MTERCPLAEKAMSEGYARLRFRDTSLLVWQQQQLELEKGPPTSYLSRSQSSCYSQYGNQAVVVRDKTRLKDSDSTGQSRICAVM